In Capsicum annuum cultivar UCD-10X-F1 chromosome 11, UCD10Xv1.1, whole genome shotgun sequence, one genomic interval encodes:
- the LOC107848191 gene encoding protein NRT1/ PTR FAMILY 1.2: MGNYHEQEESLLNHSHSSRMGGLRTIPFIIVNEACERIASYGLQPNMIIYITTFYHMEAAAASVLLGLWSAVSNGLAILGAFISDSYLGRFRAVAIGTISSLLGMSVLWLTTVFPQLRPLPCSQYQHDCGGTTVSQFAVILFSFGLMSIGAGFVRPCSIALGADQLENKENPDNERLMDTYFNWFYASVGISIFLGVTVIVYIQDNLGWQIGFGVPALLMVLSVSVLLIGSPLYIKAKPEGSMFTGLFQVAVAAYRKRNIDVQLNYNDDCYYKAPESKLPEPSTDFRWLNRACIIQDPHIELKPDGEVSDPWSLCCVEKVELMKCFLRVLPMCSTCLMLLVTFSPPLLIYQLLSMDRHILPHFEIPAGSFGMITLISLTIWMAFYDRALVPLLARFTGQLTGLSPVARMGAGLALGIVAAALSAITETIRRNKAIDAGFEDDPNAVINMSCMWLAPQLVLTGMAEALNVVGQIEFIYTLFPKTMSSFAAAIYTFGLALSSLMGSVLVSVVDRVTSAGGNTSWLATNINRGHLDYYNWLLTFLGVINFLYFLAICWFTEHHHDGRSSLSPEEEEEQSEDRHLNGASL; this comes from the exons ATGGGCAATTACCATGAACAGGAAGAGTCCTTACTAAACCACTCACATAGTTCAAGAATGGGTGGTCTAAGAACCATCCCTTTTATAATAG tGAATGAAGCATGTGAGAGAATTGCAAGTTATGGGttgcaaccaaatatgataatctacATAACAACATTTTATCATATGGAAGCTGCTGCTGCATCAGTCTTGCTTGGATTATGGTCGGCAGTTTCAAATGGTTTGGCTATTTTGGGGGCCTTTATTTCTGATTCTTATTTGGGAAGGTTTAGGGCTGTTGCTATTGGAACCATCTCTAGTCTACTT GGAATGTCTGTTCTTTGGCTCACCACAGTATTTCCACAACTCAGGCCATTACCCTGCAGTCAGTATCAACATGACTGTGGTGGAACAACGGTATCCCAGTTTGCGgtaattttgttttcttttgggcTTATGTCCATTGGTGCTGGTTTTGTTAGACCTTGTTCCATAGCATTGGGTGCCGACCAATTGGAGAACAAAGAAAATCCAGATAATGAAAGACTTATGGATACCTATTTCAACTGGTTTTATGCCAGTGTAGGAATTTCAATTTTTCTTGGAGTTACTGTAATTGTTTATATCCAAGACAATTTGGGTTGGCAAATTGGGTTTGGGGTCCCTGCTTTGCTCATGGTTTTATCTGTTTCCGTTTTGTTGATCGGATCTCCTCTTTATATCAAAGCAAAACCTGAAGGCAGTATGTTTACTGGATTGTTTCAAGTAGCAGTGGCAGCCTACAGAAAAAGAAATATCGATGTTCAGCTGAATTATAATGACGACTGCTACTATAAAGCACCTGAATCAAAGCTCCCGGAACCATCCACTGACTTCAG GTGGTTGAATAGAGCTTGCATAATTCAAGATCCTCACATTGAGTTGAAACCTGATGGAGAAGTTTCAGATCCATGGAGTCTGTGCTGTGTGGAGAAAGTGGAATTAATGAAGTGTTTTCTTAGAGTTCTTCCAATGTGTTCCACCTGTCTTATGCTTCTTGTGACGTTCAGTCCGCCACTTTTGATATATCAACTACTATCCATGGATAGACACATTCTCCCTCACTTTGAGATCCCAGCAGGATCATTTGGCATGATTACCCTTATTAGTTTGACAATCTGGATGGCTTTTTACGATCGTGCTTTGGTGCCTTTACTGGCAAGGTTTACTGGACAGTTGACAGGGTTGAGTCCAGTTGCCAGAATGGGAGCTGGCTTAGCTCTCGGCATTGTGGCTGCGGCACTTTCAGCAATAACAGAAACCATACGACGCAACAAGGCAATCGATGCAGGGTTTGAGGATGACCCGAATGCTGTGATAAACATGTCCTGTATGTGGCTCGCGCCACAGTTGGTACTAACCGGGATGGCTGAGGCTTTGAATGTGGTTGGACAGATTGAGTTCATATACACTCTATTTCCAAAAACCATGTCCAGCTTTGCAGCAGCTATTTACACATTCGGCCTTGCCCTTTCCAGCTTAATGGGCAGTGTCTTGGTGAGcgtggtggatagagttacctcaGCTGGAGGCAACACGAGCTGGCTTGCGACCAACATAAATAGAGGTCATCTAGATTACTACAATTGGCTATTGACTTTCTTAGGTGTGATTAACTTCCTCTATTTTCTGGCCATTTGTTGGTTTACGGAGCATCATCATGATGGTAGGAGTAGCTTATCTCCTGAGGAAGAAGAGGAACAATCCGAGGATAGGCATTTAAATGGTGCTTCATTGTAA
- the LOC107846533 gene encoding uncharacterized protein LOC107846533 codes for MDNLHHCSSISTRSLVQKKADPRAFTIPCSIGSLNFAKALCDLGESINIIPLEVYKKLGLGNPTPTNIILVMADRSVKRPVEILFDVLVKVASFIFPTDFMILDFKVDFKVPIILGRPFLTTGSVLIDLQTSELKFRLNDDVVSFNVCKLMKQQKKISVFSIVDVYYEDDQDVPIEEKFSMEILVAVLMNFDRESIEEYKETVCALIGKGSYSYAPKKLYLDLKNHPTPPTKPSIEEPLVLELKELSSHLRYVFLGSGNTLPVIIVADLGEQ; via the coding sequence ATGGATAATCTTCACCATTGTAGTTCTATTTCTACAAGATCCTTAGTGCAAAAGAAAGCTGATCCGagagcatttactatcccatgTAGTATTGGATCGCTGAATTTTGCTAAGGCCCTATGTGACCTTGGGGAAAGTATTAATATAATTCCACTGGAAGTTTACAAGAAGTTGGGTTTAGGAAACCCTACACCCACCAACATAATACTTGTGATGGCAGACAGATCAGTGAAGAGGCCAGTTGAGATATTATTTGATGTGCTTGTGAAAGTAGCCAGTTTTATCTTCCCTACTGACTTTATGATCCTGGATTTCAAGGTGGACTTtaaggtacccataatcttgggtagacctttcctcacaactggGAGTGTATTGATTGACTTGCAGACTagtgagctaaaatttaggctcaatgatgaTGTGGTCAGTTTTAATGTCTGCAAATTAATGAAGCAGCAAAAGAAGATAAGTGTATTCTCGattgttgatgtgtattatgaagATGACCAAGACGTGCCGATTGAGGAAAAATTTAGCATGGAAATATTGGTTGCTGTGTTGATGAACTTCGATAGAGAGAGTATCGAAGAATATAAGGAGACGGTATGTGCGCTGATAGGAAAGGGATCATATTCATATGCTCCTAAAAAGCTATATTTGGACCTCAAAAATCATCCAACACCACCGactaagccatctattgaagagccattGGTGTTGGAACTAAAAGAGCTATCGAGCCATCTACGATATGTGTTTCTAGGAAGTGGAAACACCTTACCTGTGATTATTGTAGCAGACTTGGGTGAGCAGTAG